The following nucleotide sequence is from Staphylococcus chromogenes.
TTCAGCATTTTAGGAATTATTTTCTTTTTTGTTCCGATGACGATTAATGGCAATCAAACCATACTCGTCGATCACGCGCACTTAGGCGTACGTGCTTTACTAGGAGCATTCATGCCTTATGTGGCATTGGTGATGATTTTGTTAGGCGCAGTGTTGCCTATAATACGAAAAGATTACCGAAAATCGATTACAGAAGCCGTTATTGTCTTTTTTAAAATCTTGGGTGCCGCTATCGGTGTAATGTACGTTTTCAAATGGGGACCCAACCTATTATTTCAACCTGACTATGGTCCGTTTTTATTTGAAAAGCTGATGTTACCGTTAAGCATACTGATACCTATTGGTGCTGTTGCTTTATCTCTATTAGTAGGTTATGGATTACTAGAGTTTATAGGTGTGCTCATGCAACCGATTATGCGTCCAATATTTAAAACACCAGGAAAGTCAGCCGTCGATGCCGTCGCCTCATTCGTGGGAAGTTATTCGCTCGGATTATTAATTACCAATCGTGTGTATAAGGATGGCATGTATAACAAAAAAGAGGCGGTCATCATTGCCACAGGTTTTTCAACTGTTTCTGCGACATTTATGGTCATTGTGGCACGTACACTGGATTTAATGTACCATTGGAACCTTTATTTTTGGCTTTGTCTCATCATTACATTTATTGTGACAGCCATTTCCGCACACTTACCCCCAATTTCCAACGAGAGCGAAGCCTATTACGGGGGACAAGAAGGCGAACAAGAAGTCAAGGTCAAGGGAAGTCGCCTAAAAGCGGCTTGGAATGAGGCTAAAAGACAATCACATCATTCATTGCCGTTATTGAAAAACATCTGGGTCAATGTCCGCGACGGTTTAGAAATGACTATTGCCATTTTGCCTTCCATCTTATCAATTGGATTTATCGGATTATTATTGGCAAATTTCACACCTATTATCGATTGGGTGAGTTATATTTTCTACCCATTTATTATGATTTTTCCAATTCAAGATCAAGCCCTTTTGGCAAAAGCTTCGGCCATTTCAATTATTGAAATGTTTTTACCTTCATTGCTTGTGGCTAAAGCCGCTTTAGAGGTGAAATTTGTCGTTGCGATTACAAGTGTCTCAGCGATTATCTTCTTTTCGGCGCTAGTGCCTTGTATTTTAGCGACGGAAATTAAAATTCCTATTTGGAAGTTAGTGGTCATTTGGTTTATTCGTGTTGTTTTAACATTATTGATTACCATTCCAATTAGTCTACTATTATTTTAAACAAAGGAGAGATTCATGATGTCAAGAGAAATTAAAGCGAAAAAAGGGTTAGAAATTGAATGTAAAGGTTGGGAACAAGAAGCGGTTTTACGTATGTTATATAACAACTTAGATCCTGAAGTTGCTGAACATCCTGAAAAATTAGTAGTATATGGCGGAATAGGGAAAGCAGCGCGAAATTGGGAAGCTTTTGATGCAATTGTTGAAACATTACGCCGTTTAGAAAAGGACGAAACAATGCTTGTGCAATCAGGAAAACCTGTCGCTGTATTCAAAACACATGAAGAATCACCACGTGTATTATTATCTAATTCAGTGCTCGTTCCTAAATGGGCAAATTGGGAGCACTTCCATGAATTAGATAAAAAAGGACTCATGATGTATGGACAAATGACTGCAGGGAGTTGGATCTATATCGGTTCTCAAGGGATTGTTCAAGGAACTTATGAAACGTTTGCAGAATGTGCGAATCAACATTTTAATGGTTCATTAAAAGGAACAATCACTTTAACAGCAGGTCTTGGCGGAATGGGAGGCGCACAACCTTTAGCAGTAACAATGAATGAAGGGGTTGTCATCGGTGTAGACGTGGATGAAACACGAATTCAAAAGCGAATTGACACGCGTTATTGTGATATCATTACCCACTCTCTAGATGAAGCTTTAGAAAAAGCTGAAGAAGCTAAAAATAAAGGTGAAGCCTTATCCATTGGTTTAGTTGGTAATGCAGCTGAAATTCACCATGAGATTTTAGAACGTGATTTTAAAATTGACATTGTTACGGACCAAACTTCTGCGCATGATCCATTAAATGGATATGTCCCTGAAGGCTATTCTTTAGAAGAAGCTGCAAAGTTACGTGAAGAAGATCCAGAAAAATATGTCCAATTATCTTCTGAATCAATGAAAAAACATGTCGATGCGATGTTGAAATTCCAAGAAAAAGGTGCGATTGCTTTTGACTATGGAAATAACATTCGTCAAGTCGCGTTTGACCAAGGACTCGAAAAGGCGTTTGATTTTCCAGGCTTCGTTCCAGCCTATATTCGACCACTATTTTGTGAAGGTAAAGGGCCTTTCCGTTTTGCGGCTTTATCAGGTGATCCTAAAGACATTGAACGTGCAGATCAATTAATGCGTGAACTTTTCCCTGAAGATGAAAAGCTCATGCGTTGGTTAGATATGGCGAGTGAAAAAATTGCGTTTCAAGGTTTACCGTCACGTATTGCATGGTTAGGATATGGTGATCGTGCCAAAATGGGCTTAGCTTTAAATGAATTAGTACGTAAAGGTGAAATTTCAGCACCTATCGTTATTGGTCGAGATCATTTAGACTCAGGGTCAGTGGCTTCTCCTAACCGTGAAACAGAAGCGATGAAAGACGGTTCCGATGCAGTAGGGGACTGGGCAATTTTAAATGCACTTGTGAATACAGCAGCCGGTGGATCATGGATTTCTGTGCATCATGGTGGCGGCGTTGGTATGGGATATTCTCTTCATGCGGGTATGGTTGTCGTAGCTGATGGTTCTGAACGCGCTGATCGTCGATTAAAACGTGTATTAACTACAGATCCGGGTATGGGAGTAGTAAGACATGCAGATGCAGGTTATGACATTGCTATCGAAACTGCGCAAAATAAAGGTGTAGATATTCCAATGATTACAGGTAAAGGTGATGACAAATAATGAATGATTTAATAATCCAAAACATTAAAGAATTAATTTTACCCAAATCAACTGAACGCCCGTTAAAAGGCGCAGAATTAGACGAACTCACAGTCATTGAAAATGGGACTGTTGTTGTAAAAGACGGAAAAATTGTTTATTCTGGTCCGCATTCAGAGGAATATGAAGCGAAAGAAACGATTGATGCGACAGGTAAGGTGGTTTCTCCTGCGCTTATAGATGCCCATACACATTTGGTGCACGGGGGTTCTCGTGAACACGAAATGTCGTTGAAACGACAAGGCGTTTCTTACTTGGAAATTTTAGAGCAAGGTGGTGGCATTCTTTCAACGGTTGAAGCCACACGTCAAACGAGTGAAGATGATTTATTCAAAAAGGCAGAACATGATTTGTTGACTAT
It contains:
- the hutU gene encoding urocanate hydratase, giving the protein MSREIKAKKGLEIECKGWEQEAVLRMLYNNLDPEVAEHPEKLVVYGGIGKAARNWEAFDAIVETLRRLEKDETMLVQSGKPVAVFKTHEESPRVLLSNSVLVPKWANWEHFHELDKKGLMMYGQMTAGSWIYIGSQGIVQGTYETFAECANQHFNGSLKGTITLTAGLGGMGGAQPLAVTMNEGVVIGVDVDETRIQKRIDTRYCDIITHSLDEALEKAEEAKNKGEALSIGLVGNAAEIHHEILERDFKIDIVTDQTSAHDPLNGYVPEGYSLEEAAKLREEDPEKYVQLSSESMKKHVDAMLKFQEKGAIAFDYGNNIRQVAFDQGLEKAFDFPGFVPAYIRPLFCEGKGPFRFAALSGDPKDIERADQLMRELFPEDEKLMRWLDMASEKIAFQGLPSRIAWLGYGDRAKMGLALNELVRKGEISAPIVIGRDHLDSGSVASPNRETEAMKDGSDAVGDWAILNALVNTAAGGSWISVHHGGGVGMGYSLHAGMVVVADGSERADRRLKRVLTTDPGMGVVRHADAGYDIAIETAQNKGVDIPMITGKGDDK
- a CDS encoding YjiH family protein, whose amino-acid sequence is MWQFWIFSILGIIFFFVPMTINGNQTILVDHAHLGVRALLGAFMPYVALVMILLGAVLPIIRKDYRKSITEAVIVFFKILGAAIGVMYVFKWGPNLLFQPDYGPFLFEKLMLPLSILIPIGAVALSLLVGYGLLEFIGVLMQPIMRPIFKTPGKSAVDAVASFVGSYSLGLLITNRVYKDGMYNKKEAVIIATGFSTVSATFMVIVARTLDLMYHWNLYFWLCLIITFIVTAISAHLPPISNESEAYYGGQEGEQEVKVKGSRLKAAWNEAKRQSHHSLPLLKNIWVNVRDGLEMTIAILPSILSIGFIGLLLANFTPIIDWVSYIFYPFIMIFPIQDQALLAKASAISIIEMFLPSLLVAKAALEVKFVVAITSVSAIIFFSALVPCILATEIKIPIWKLVVIWFIRVVLTLLITIPISLLLF